Proteins encoded within one genomic window of Bombina bombina isolate aBomBom1 chromosome 1, aBomBom1.pri, whole genome shotgun sequence:
- the VCPKMT gene encoding protein N-lysine methyltransferase METTL21D — MAEQEGIFIRELLRADGTVLNIRQLSLGDVGCVVWDAAIVLAKYLEGPEFTSHEGLCLAGRTILELGAGTGIVGIMAATVGADVTVTDLEDLQDLMKINIERNSHLITGSCQVKVLKWGDRLADFMTPPDYIIMADCLYYEESLEPLLKTLKDLAGSDTCILCCYEQRTMGKNPEIERKFFELLKNDFEYKEVPLEEHDEEYRSEDIHILKIYKKK; from the exons ATGGCGGAGCAGGAAGGGATATTTATCCGTGAGCTGTTACGTGCGGATGGGACAGTACTAAATATTCGCCAGCTGAGCTTGGGAGATGTGGGCTGTGTTGTGTGGGACGCCGCCATCGTTTTGGCTAAATACCTGGAGGGCCCTGAGTTCACAAGTCACGAGGGTCTTTGTCTGGCCGGGAGAACTATACTCGAACTTGGGGCAGGGACCGGTATTGTGGGCATCATGGCAGCCACCGTAGG GGCAGATGTTACAGTGACTGATCTTGAAGACTTACAAGATTTGATGAAAATAAACATTGAAAGGAACTCTCATCTCATTACTGGTTCCTGTCAAGTAAAGGTACTGAAATG GGGTGATAGACTTGCTGATTTCATGACTCCACCAGATTATATCATAATGGCTGATTGCCTGTACTATGAGGAG TCCTTAGAACCGCTGTTGAAAACTTTGAAGGATCTTGCAGGAAGTGACACTTGCATATTATGTTGCTATGAGCAAAGAACTATGGGAAAGAATCCTGAGATTGAAAGAAAGTTTTTTGAG ttatTAAAGAATGATTTTGAATACAAAGAAGTTCCTTTGGAAGAACACGATGAAGAGTATAGAAGTGAAGACattcatatattaaaaatatacaagaaaaaataa